The Methylotuvimicrobium alcaliphilum 20Z genomic interval GACATTCCCGCTTAATCCAACCCAACAGGCTTTCAACGCCTGCATGGCGTTCCATGTCGGCGGCTCTATTTTCGGAACCGCTCTTGCGCGGAATATGATTGTCGGGCTCAAGCCGGTAATCTCGCTCAAGAATTGTGCATAATTCGGCCAACGTTTTATGCGGATAATACGGTTCGTGCATGGTGTGGCGTGTCGGATGAATCTTATTGATGGCAATATGAATATGCAGATTATCCGTGTCGTAATGCACTGCGCTGATTCGCTGGTGTTCGCCATAACCAAGCCCCATACAAATGCGCTCTTCAATGGCCCTTAAGGTATCGACACCGGGCTTCTCGCCGGTTCTAAAGCTGACCAGTAGATGGTAGGTTTTATCGCCCTTGGCCCGCGTGTTGAGATGCTGGGTTGCCAGTGCCTCGGCAATTGCGGCTTGAACCGTACCGGCCTCGCAATTGGTGACCTGAACCGCACCCAATCTCTCGGTTTTTTCTTGCGCATCGGTGATGTAATCCGCTAAGCCTGCAAAGTTACTTTTACCCAGCGAGCGCATGGGGACATGCTTGGCAATCAAGACACGATCCTTAAAATTTTAGCCGCTAAAAAAATCATGACTCAGCTCTGGGTTGAACGATGGACTTCATGACCCGCCCCATTTCATTTTGCGTCGCCTCAATCCGGTTCAGAAGGGCTCGAATAGTGGCATCGCTAAAATGAGCGGTACGCACGTCATCGGTCAACCAGAGTTTGAGTAAGCCGCCCAAACGGCCGAGATCACCGTTGATACGTGCCAATTCGCGCACTTGTTCGTAATCGACAATGCCTGTGATTTTATAACCCTGTCCTACCGTCATCAAAAAAGAAGACAGACTCATCCCTGCCGCTCTAGCATTGCCTTCAATCAACTCCCGCTCTTCCGGAAGGCAATACACCTTGATGGGTGGCGTGCTTTTCCGTGTTTTCTTTTTATGTTCCATGGTTTCCTCTCAATCTAAAGCCGGCGGTAGCCGGCCAGCCTCGCAGAGCAGGATGTCCGTTGAGTGCGTAGCGCGAATAAGGTCAGTGAAGCAGGAACATCCCGCTTGCGGGTGGGCCTACTTCACACATCCTGCCCTGTCCTAACGGACGGTTACGCCAAGAATAGGAGCCCCCTGCAGTTTCGATTTATCATACATAAAGACTGGAAAATATCCTAATTTAATTTCGATATAGAGAATATTGAGTATAATTGACGTATAATCGAACACAACCGGATTGAACTGACACAAAGTTGACAATTAATAGGAAAACGATGGATGAAAAATCGATATGGCTAACAGCTATCCCGAACAACTTGGCGAATGGGTCAAAAAACGGCAATCAACAAAACGAGACAAGAACTTAGTGGCATTCTTGGCGGTTAAAAACGATGTGCAAGCAGCATTAGATGCGGGTTACGCAGTTAAAACGATATGGGCCAACATGGTCGATACCCAACGGATCGAATTTGGTTACGACACATTCTTAAACCATGTAAACCGCTTGATACGCCGACCGCAGGCAGCCCGTTCAACCGAAACCGAAACCGAAACAACAGCCACTGCCAATAACGCTACGAAATCAAAAACAAGCAAGACACAAAAAACAACGACACCGCCTTCTTCTCAGGCTGGCTTCGTATTCAATCCAAAACTCAACAAAGAGGATTTATTTTAATGACTAAAATTCATATGGTTTTGCAAGGCAAAGGGGGGGTCGGCAAGTCGATGATCGCGGCCGCAATTGCTCAATACAAGGCAAGCAAGGGGCAAGCGCCTCTATGCATTGATACCGATCCTGTCAATGCGACGTTTGAAGGATACAAGGCATTAAAAGCGCGTCGTCTGAACATCATGGATGGCGATGAAATCAACACCCGCAACTTCGATGCCCTGGTTGAACTGATAGCGCCGACCCAAAGCGATGTCATTATCGACAATGGGGCCAGCTCGTTCGTCCCGCTCTCGCATTACCTCATCAGCAACCAAGTGCCGGCACTGCTCAAGGACATGGGTCATGAGATGGTTGTTCATACCGTCATCACCGGCGGCCAGGCCCTTCAGGACACGGTAAGCGGATTTGCTCAATTGGCCGGCCAGTTTCCGGATGAATGTGTGTTTGTCGTCTGGCTTAATCCTTATTGGGGACCTATCGAGCACGAAGGCAAGGGCTTTGAACAAATGAAGGCCTACAAAGACAACAAAAATCGTGTATCGGCCATTATCCAGATTCCGACGCTCAAGGAAGAAACCTACGGACGGGATTTCTCGGAAATGCTGCAAGCCCGGCTGACCTTCGACGAAGCCCTAGCCATGCAATCGCTAACCATCATGACCCGACAGCGGCTCAAGATCGTGCGCACCCAGATTTTTGGGCATCTTGAGAACGCGGCGGTGCTGTAATGGCGACTGACAAAATCGAGGAAACCATCAAGGAAATTGCAGTTAAACACGGCATCGCTGTGGGCCGCGACGATCCAATCCTGATCCTTCAAACCATCAATGAGCGATTGATGCAGGACAGCGCAGCCGCCCAGCAAGAGATCCTAGACCACTTCAAGGAAGAGCTTGAAGCAATTGCGCACCGATGGAGCGATGATGCAAAAAATAAGGCGGAAAGGACGCTCAACGCAGCCTTGACGGCCAGCCGCGAGACTATGACCCAGACGATGCAGGAAGGCGCCAAGTCGGCGGCGGAATTGATTCGCCGCGAGATTAAAGCGGCATCCGCACAGTTCGCGGCGCCGATCCACGAAGCAAAGCGCGTGGCCCTCATGAACCTGGTCGCCGCCGGCATGACGATCATAGCGGCTGGACTGGTCCTTTGGGCCGCCTCGATGTAAAGACAACCTACATAACCCGGAGGACCGGGCTATCGTTTATAGGGGCTTTGACAGTCCTAAGGATTGAGAGCGGCCTTGCCGCTGCTCATGGGTTTGTTTGCGCTCCCTCTCCTGCTTGCGCATGAGCGCTTGATGACGCCGTGCCGCCTCGCGCATAGCATCCCAATCAGACGCAAGTTCCGGATTCTCCGCCCGCATCTTACGGGTGGCCAGTTCTTCAATTTTTGGGGCATGAATCCCCATCCCTTCCTTGATTTCGCGCACTGTCTCAAGACGATTATGCAGATTGCGCAGACGTGCTTGCTGTTGTGTTTGCCGGGCCTGCCATGCCCGTTTCGCGCTAGGCATGGACAACAAACCGGGCGTATTGGCCTGCGTGTGTTGTAGACGCGCTTGCTGACGATCGATCAAGTTTTCAATCCGATCCTCGATCTGTTCAACCTGGGCGTGTTTAGCTTGAGCGTACAGCGCCAATGCTTCTTGATACGTTTGCTCAAGGGGAGCGCCCTCCAATAGAGCTTGTTGTTCTTGCTCCAAGCCCTGAGTGCGCTCTAACAACACATCGCCGACCAAACTGTTCCCGGCAAATCTTATCCCTGTCGCCTTTCTCGTAGATCCCGGCGGCGCTTGAGTTCCGCCCTCTTCCAATCGCTCGACCCGACCCACTGTATCGTCGGTTAAAGTTCCTAAATCACCGTTTCGAATAACCCTGGGGAAATTGCTCCGAGGGCCGCGTTCACCAACTGACTTGTTCAAAGACATCTCCAAATTTTAGCGGCTAAAATTTACCGGGAGCGCCCTCGACTCAGTTTAGCGGTCTCTGACGATATGACTGCTTTACCATAATCGTTGTAACTAATGCTTTTTACACTCCCGTGAGAAGGGACTATATCGAAATCTTGCCGAGCATGCATGACAAATTTTTTACCTATTTGCTGATACACACTATTTTTGTCCGCATAAACGATGACGCCGTCATACCGCTGCGACTTATCCACCGGCTCCGCCGTGTAAATATTGTATATCCCAGGCTTCAGAGTGCCTGCTTTGTCTACCTTCTGACTCGTCCATGCCCCATCACTTTCGCCTTGCAGTATCCGTTGGCCATTCATTACTAAAAGACGCTGTTTCATGCCTATCCTGTTTCAGATAACTAATTGATTCATCCGGCACAACAAAAAGCCAATATTTAGATACTGGCTTTTTGTTGTGCCGGATAGGCATGCAATTGTAGATGAAGAGCAATAACTACACCAATAGCCAGCTTAAACTATTTGGATGACCGTAAGAATTCGAGAATA includes:
- a CDS encoding TraK family protein, encoding MANSYPEQLGEWVKKRQSTKRDKNLVAFLAVKNDVQAALDAGYAVKTIWANMVDTQRIEFGYDTFLNHVNRLIRRPQAARSTETETETTATANNATKSKTSKTQKTTTPPSSQAGFVFNPKLNKEDLF
- a CDS encoding protein traM, which encodes MATDKIEETIKEIAVKHGIAVGRDDPILILQTINERLMQDSAAAQQEILDHFKEELEAIAHRWSDDAKNKAERTLNAALTASRETMTQTMQEGAKSAAELIRREIKAASAQFAAPIHEAKRVALMNLVAAGMTIIAAGLVLWAASM
- a CDS encoding nucleotide-binding protein gives rise to the protein MTKIHMVLQGKGGVGKSMIAAAIAQYKASKGQAPLCIDTDPVNATFEGYKALKARRLNIMDGDEINTRNFDALVELIAPTQSDVIIDNGASSFVPLSHYLISNQVPALLKDMGHEMVVHTVITGGQALQDTVSGFAQLAGQFPDECVFVVWLNPYWGPIEHEGKGFEQMKAYKDNKNRVSAIIQIPTLKEETYGRDFSEMLQARLTFDEALAMQSLTIMTRQRLKIVRTQIFGHLENAAVL
- the traJ gene encoding conjugal transfer transcriptional regulator TraJ; amino-acid sequence: MEHKKKTRKSTPPIKVYCLPEERELIEGNARAAGMSLSSFLMTVGQGYKITGIVDYEQVRELARINGDLGRLGGLLKLWLTDDVRTAHFSDATIRALLNRIEATQNEMGRVMKSIVQPRAES
- the kfrB gene encoding IncP plasmid survival protein KfrB (KfrA, KfrB, and KfrC together were shown to be essential for IncP-1 plasmid R751.), giving the protein MKQRLLVMNGQRILQGESDGAWTSQKVDKAGTLKPGIYNIYTAEPVDKSQRYDGVIVYADKNSVYQQIGKKFVMHARQDFDIVPSHGSVKSISYNDYGKAVISSETAKLSRGRSR
- a CDS encoding IncP plasmid survival protein KfrC family protein, which translates into the protein MRFAGNSLVGDVLLERTQGLEQEQQALLEGAPLEQTYQEALALYAQAKHAQVEQIEDRIENLIDRQQARLQHTQANTPGLLSMPSAKRAWQARQTQQQARLRNLHNRLETVREIKEGMGIHAPKIEELATRKMRAENPELASDWDAMREAARRHQALMRKQERERKQTHEQRQGRSQSLGLSKPL